CCTGAATGAACCAATCCACGTCCATGTGCGCAATGGACGAAACGAGGCGAAATTCTGGATAGAACCTCTGGCGTTGGCCTGGAACCAAGGCTACCGAAAACACGAACTCAACGAAGTCGAACGGCTCGTTGAGGAAAAACGTTCCTTGATTGTGGCAACCTGGCAAAAAGAGCTGAACAAACGATGAACACGATTCATATTAAGGCAGCAATTCATCATAACGGCGACAACCAGACAGTTATTGCGCCTGTCTCGACGCCCGATCTAATCGAAGTCCGTCTGTTGGCTGAACGATTGCACGTCGAAGGGCAAGAATATAGGGGCATGGCTTGGGGGTGGCCGGCTTATTATGACCCCGAATTAAGGGAGGAGGCCGCAGAATTTCAAATCCTGGATGAACAGGGAGAATATCGAACAGAGATTCGTCCGTTTTGGAGTCCGGCGAGCTTTACGATTGGTGAGAGCGGCGTCTGGTTCTACTCACTGCTGTGGGAGCTTGGCCGCGATAAACCTCCTGTTGAATTCCTGGATGATCAGGCGCTGGCAACATCGTTCACAAGCAAGCCCATACAGCGCTGATCCTGAGCGCACGCGATATGGATCAGAAGGAGCGAAGATACCATGAACGAAAGTGAAGCTACAGTACGATGCACAAGCATTGCCACAAACGAGAAAAGTCCCGACTCCAGGCTAGGAGTCGGGACTTTTCGTATGTTGGGCGCTGTGACTGCTCAATGAGGCGCTGAGCCACTCGCTCGCTCGCTCGCTGCATCGCGACCGCAGCGGGCGACCGAGTGAATCAGCGAACAATCCGCGGGAGAAAGAGATGTTGGCTTGGGGTGCTGACGGTGGCGATGCGAGGCCCAAAAAGCACGGGGCCTTCAGCATAATTGAACTCCAGCCAGTAAACGTGGTTGCCGGGCGTTGCGGTCACATCATACCAGGAGTAGACGGTGAGAACACCGTGGGGCGCCAGCGGTTGGGCCGTCAACAGAACGAAGTCAGAGCCGTCGGGCGCGCTGCGGTAGATATTGAAGTTTTGCACTTCGTTCTCATTGCCCGTGCGCCACATGATCTCGACGAACGGGGCGCCAACCGTCACGCTGAAGCTGACGAGCGCCTGGGTGGTGGGCGTCACAAAACCAAAATCTACGACGGCCGTGGTCTGTGACTCGCGGATGCCGACCCAGCGCTGCTCCGGGGTGCTGGTCAGCAGAGTCGTGGTGCTCTGCGCTGACACCTGGTAGAGGCCTGGGAGCAGCCCGCCCGCCACATAGCGGCCCTGCTCATCGGTAGTCACCATGCCAGCCAGGGTGCCGTTGTTGTCGGTCAACGCAACGGTGACATGGGCCAGGGCTTGGGTTTCATCGCTGTTGCGCACACCGTCGCCGTTGTTGTCTACCCAGACGGTGCCCATGACCTGACCGCCGGTGGCAGCCGCCGCGGGAGTCGCCCAGGCCAGCGTCGCCACCAGCATGATGCCCAGGCTGGCGAGTGTGACCAACGCGGCCGCGACACGAACGATCCCCTGCTGCTGCCGATTCTGCGTGCAAATCATGTAATTCACTCCCTCTTCTTCCCTGGTTCAAGTGACCGTTTCCGAATGCGGGAATGATAGCACAAGTTTTGCCAGATGTGCTTTACAACTACCTTACAGAAACCGCCGCGGCCTTTCCTGGTAAAGCCACAGCAGCGTGGACGCGATTCATCTCAACGCAGGGACGCCAGGGCGCAAGGGTGCTTCAAGGTGGCGCTTGCGTCTTTGACGTCTTTCGTGTTGGTCATCAGCCGCTGCTTAGGCGCCGATTCTCAGGGCACGCCAGCGCAAACCCAGGACGGCGTGCTCGCCAGGCGCCAGGCTCCACGAGAACTGCGGCGCCAGGGTCAGGGCAAAAAGGCCATCGGCGCCGGACACGTCGTCAGGCGCAGGCTGTGCCTGGAACACCACCAGGTAGTTGGCGGCCCGATTCAACACGCCGCGGGTGGCCGCGTCCGCGTCGGCCTGCGGGAATCCGCCGGCCTGCCAGTAGGTGACCGCGGCGCGACCGGCGTCCAACAGATCAACGCTGGCCGGGCACAACTCATTTTCGATCACCAGGCGCACGGAGGTCGGCGCCGCGCCGGTGTGGTGCAGGCGGTAGACGACCTCCAGGCCATCCTGGTACAGGCTGATTTGTTTGCTGAGCGCCAGCGCAGGCGGTAATGAAGGCAGGCCGAGCGCCTGGGAAAATGTCACAGAGCGGTCGCTCATCTGCACCTCCCACGCCACGTTTTGGCCGGGCTGCAGCACGAGCTGGTCATCCACCCACAAGTAATCGGCCAGGGCACGCGTCTGGCCGGCCAGCGGTTGCCACTCGGCAGGCTCCGCGGCAGCGAGGAGCGGAGCGAAATAGGCCGGCAGGGTCTCCGGTTCGCCGGCCCACCAGTCATTGGGCAAGAAGCGATCCCACAACGCCCGCGGGTTGGCAGCCTGCGCCACGAAGCCGCTGACATTCGCATCCACAGTCGTCGGCAGCCAGCGCCGGGGCCAGGTGCGGGTCACGACCGGGTAGGCGCCGTCATGGCTGAAACGGGCGGGCGACATGGCGTTTTCGTTGCCCACCCACGACACGCCCTCCTGCAGGTCGAACGCGTAGAGGAGACGCCCGCCCAGGGCGGTCAGCACGGTAAAGACACGGCCGCTGGCCAGGCAGATCTCTTCCGCGCCATCGGCATTGACATCTTCACACCACAGCCTGCTCTCCAGGGCGGGCGCCGCGTCGGCCGCGAGAGCCAACTGCTGGCGCCGGGCGTCGCGCCAAGCAAACGGGCTGTCCGCGGCGGGCGCAGGTGCGGCAGCCAGCGTCTGCTCCTGCGCCGGGGATGGCAGCAGAGCCGTGGCAGCCAGCTCGGCCGCACGCAGGCAGACCAGCGCGGCGCGGGCCATTTCCCACTGCCGGTCGCCCGGCTCACCGATGCCAATGCAGCCAAACTCGAACTGATGGGTGGCCAGCGCCAGGTGCGCCTGGGCGATGAGGCGCACGGCGGCCGCGTTGGCCGGCGGAGCGACCTGGCTGGCTTGCAGGCGCGCCCGAATCTGCGCATAGAACTGGCGGAAGTAGGCCAGTTTGGGCGAACGGGCGTTGAAATCAAACCAATCACGAAAGCCGTCCTCGTGATACGGCTTGCCGGTGGCGCGCAGTGAGGCCACCATCCAACTGGCCTGCCCGTCGGGCACGGTGGGCAAATAACCCTGGGGCGCCGGTGCGTGCGCTGGCGCAGTGATAGCCAGCCACGGCTGCTGCTCCAGCTCGGTGAGCAGGCGATCGAGATTGGCCCAGGCCGATTGCGGCAGGACGCCGTCGCTGTAGCCCCAGAGGCCAACGGCTTCGGCATCTTCGGCATACCAGACGTAGTAGGCGTCGCGATCAGGTTGGTCGGCCAGGGCGCGCAGGTAGGCGAGGGCGCGGGTCGTGCGGCCAGTCCAGATGGCGTAGTTGATGGCGTCCTTCAGCGGTTGGTCGTCGTTGAAGAGGGTGATGCTGTGCCCATCCTGCCCGGTTTGCCAAACGGCATGGGGTTGGGGACAGCCAGCCTGGCGTAGAAAATCGCCCTCGATCAGGGTGTGGGTGTAACCGCCGGCCGCGAGGACAGGCGCCAGGTTCTGGCGCCAGCAGCGCTCGGAGTTCCAAAAGAGGGTCGGGCTGACGCCAAAGTTGCGCTGCAGAACCTCGCGGTGCAGGGTCATCTGCAGCAGGTTGTCCCAGTCATCGCTGGCATACGGGACGTTTTGGGCGTAAGTGCTGCCCAACAGCGTGAACTGTCCGGCGTTGATGCCATCAGCCAGCAGTTGCAGCGGCTCCGGGTCGAACCACTGCAGGGCATGAACGAGACTGCCGGAGATGTGAATGGCAAAGGGCAGGCGCGCATGACGGCGCAGCACGTGCAGCAGCCCCCGGTAGCAGACCTGGCTGGCCAGGTGGCTGAACTGATTGAGATTCTGATTGAAATGAAAGAGGAGCGCAATGCGCAACTGGCTCAAGGATGCCTCCATTCTCAACGCAAGCGCGCTTGTACGGCGTCGCTGGTCAATTCGCGCAGGGCGTCAGCGGCCACCCAGCGCGCGGTTTTGTCTGGCATGGCCCCAATGGTCTGCGCCGTCGCGATGGCGAGGGTATTCAGGGCACGGTTGCGCTTGCCGATGCCACGCAGCGCCCAGTTGACCGCCTTCCTGACAAAATTGCGCGCATCGTCGGCCTCACGGGCGATGATGGGCAACAATGCCTCGAATTGCTGGTCAGATGCGCGTTTGTCATGCACGGCCAACGCGGCCATGAGCACAAAGCCGGCGCGCTTGACGAACTCCTCCGGCCGGCTGCTCCAGGCGACGGTTTTGCCCCAGGCGAAGGGCGTGCGGTCGAACAGGTTGCTGCACACCTGGTCGCACACATCCCAGGAATCGAACGCAGTGACCCAGCGTTCCATCTGCTCCTCGGTCACCCAGCGCGGATCATCCACGAGCGCGGCCAGAACACGCGCCTCATGGATGCCCGATTCCCACAGCGCGGCCGCCAGCGCATGATCGCGGCCCGCCCGCTTGGCCAGTTCGCGCACCACCGGGATCGAAACGCCCAGCGTGTCATGCGGATTGATGCCGAACTGCGCCATCCCCGCCACAGCAGCCGGGTTCGCATGGCTGCGTAATTCGGCGATAAGTTCTATACTTGTCATGTCTCCAATCTCCGATTTTCGGTTTTCGATTTGCGCCCTTCGCGCCTTCGTGCCTTCGTGCTTCGCGCCTTCGTACCCCTTCGTGCCTTCGTGCTCATCTCTCATCCATCCGTCGCAGGATGGCGAGCAGGGCCAGGGAGACAGCGAGCAGCATCACGGAGAGGGCAAGGGCCACGCCGAGGCTGCGCTCCAGACCCAGGTAGATAGCCAGGGGCATGGTTTGGGTGCGCCCTTCCAGGTTGCCGGCAAACAGGATGGTGGCGCCAAATTCGCCCAGGGCGCGGGTCCAGCAGAGAATGGCGCCTCCGAGCAAGGCGCGTCCGCTCAGGGGCAGCATCACGAAGCGGAACAATTGCCATTGGCTGGCCCCTTCGACAAAGGCCGATTCTTCGAGCTGCACATCAATGGAACTGAAGCCGATGCGCGCCGCGCGCACGTAGAGCGGTGCGGAGACGAAGGTCTGCGCCAGCACAACCGCCGCGGTGGTGAACGGCAGGCTGATCCCCAGGGCGCTGAGCGCGGCGCCAAAGGTCCCCTGACGGCCAAAAGCAATCAGCAGCGACAGGCCGGCCACCGAGGGCGGCAGCACCACCGGCAGATCAAGCAACAGATCGAGCCAGGGCCGCCCCCGAAAACGCCAGCGCGCCAGGAGATAGGCCAGTGGGGTGCCGGTGGCCACCGCGACCGCCACGCTGATCGTGCTGGTGAACAGACTCAGGCGCAGGGCAGCCAGGGCCGAGGGCGCCAGCACATAGCCCAGAAAATCGTCCATCAAGGCCCGGCCCACAAGGGCCAACAGCGGCAGGAGCAGCAGGCCCACCAACGCCGCGGCCGGCAGGATGAACAACCACGCGCTGCGGCCGTGAGGCATCATGGTTGCGCCGCCGAACGGCGTGGCCGCGGCTGCGGGCAGGT
Above is a window of Candidatus Amarolinea dominans DNA encoding:
- a CDS encoding DUF4160 domain-containing protein, which gives rise to MPVIFRYKGYVFFFVMFDLNEPIHVHVRNGRNEAKFWIEPLALAWNQGYRKHELNEVERLVEEKRSLIVATWQKELNKR
- a CDS encoding DNA alkylation repair protein; its protein translation is MTSIELIAELRSHANPAAVAGMAQFGINPHDTLGVSIPVVRELAKRAGRDHALAAALWESGIHEARVLAALVDDPRWVTEEQMERWVTAFDSWDVCDQVCSNLFDRTPFAWGKTVAWSSRPEEFVKRAGFVLMAALAVHDKRASDQQFEALLPIIAREADDARNFVRKAVNWALRGIGKRNRALNTLAIATAQTIGAMPDKTARWVAADALRELTSDAVQARLR
- the modB gene encoding molybdate ABC transporter permease subunit produces the protein MMPHGRSAWLFILPAAALVGLLLLPLLALVGRALMDDFLGYVLAPSALAALRLSLFTSTISVAVAVATGTPLAYLLARWRFRGRPWLDLLLDLPVVLPPSVAGLSLLIAFGRQGTFGAALSALGISLPFTTAAVVLAQTFVSAPLYVRAARIGFSSIDVQLEESAFVEGASQWQLFRFVMLPLSGRALLGGAILCWTRALGEFGATILFAGNLEGRTQTMPLAIYLGLERSLGVALALSVMLLAVSLALLAILRRMDER